A single region of the Manihot esculenta cultivar AM560-2 chromosome 12, M.esculenta_v8, whole genome shotgun sequence genome encodes:
- the LOC110628002 gene encoding E3 ubiquitin-protein ligase APD2, with amino-acid sequence MYSIAEGLKQFNIHLAKSNSINLTISTSKNLATTNSDGMTEWCTAFAFLARLSAYIAILALVILMVFLIMKYLMENGDESTSDGGSATEINPLPLGKAMACTYGTCHIDIESGCCNINSSDSDSSSSSNKISAELYDGKICVICYDEERNCFFVPCGHCATCYICARRILHEENKVCPVCRRFIGKVRKLFA; translated from the exons ATGTACTCCATAGCAGAAGGGCTAAAGCAGTTCAACATCCACCTTGCAAAATCCAACTCCATTAATCTAACCATATCTACAAGCAAAAATTTGGCCACTACTAATTCA GATGGTATGACAGAATGGTGCACTGCATTTGCTTTTTTGGCTCGTTTATCAGCATACATTGCAATTTTAG CTTTGGTGATACTTATGGTTTTCCTGATTATGAAATATCTGATGGAAAATGGAGATGAGAGCACCTCAGATGGAGGATCAGCTACAGAGATTAACCCTTTACCACTAGGAAAGGCAATGGCATGTACCTATGGAACATGCCATATAGATATAGAATCAGGATGTTGCAATATTAATAGTAGTGATAGTGATAGTAGTAGCAGCAGCAATAAAATATCAGCGGAATTATACGATGGAAAAATATGTGTAATCTGCTACGATGAAGAACGTAATTGTTTCTTCGTTCCTTGTGGTCATTGTGCTACTTGCTATATTTGTGCTCGAAG GATTTTGCATGAGGAAAACAAGGTCTGCCCAGTATGCCGGAGATTCATTGGCAAAGTGAGAAAATTATTTGCCTAA
- the LOC110627617 gene encoding uncharacterized protein LOC110627617, whose protein sequence is MELGAKDNSGPLLLTSSAFMKWIQQETISKKFIMPTLAAYDGTRNPREHVLDYKTFMELHTHPNALMCKVFPTTLTGPAQAWFNSLESGSVRNFVDLANMFINSFIAGVTERKMSYLETIRQRRNESLREYVARFNAEALQISELDEARAVEAMQKGMTSPEFFGSLYRKLHTTLSELIKRAEKYIRQDDALNTSQFNRDDKEKGRDVDDRRQDRLKRTQDRGLEALNKHR, encoded by the coding sequence ATGGAGCTCGGGGCCAAAGACAATAGTGGCCCCCTGCTGTTGACTTCATCGGCATTTATGAAGTGGATCCAGCAGGAGACGATATCGAAGAAATTCATAATGCCAACCTTAGCAGCCTATGATGGGACAAGGAATCCCCGAGAACATGTGCTAGACTACAAGACTTTTATGGAGTTACATACTCACCCCAATGCTTTAATGTGTAAAGTTTTTCCAACAACCTTGACAGGACCAGCTCAGGCTTGGTTCAACAGCCTAGAGTCAGGGAGCGTCAGGAACTTTGTAGATCTAGCCAACATGTTCATCAACAGTTTCATCGCTGGAGTTACCGAAAGAAAGATGAGCTACCTGGAGACTATCAGGCAAAGAAGGAATGAGTCCCTGAGGGAATACGTGGCTAGATTCAACGCGGAGGCCCTACAGATATCAGAGTTGGATGAAGCAAGAGCGGTGGAGGCTATGCAGAAGGGCATGACTTCCCCCGAGTTTTTTGGGTCTTTATACCGAAAGCTCCATACTACCTTGTCAGAGTTGATAAAGAGAGCAGAGAAATATATAAGGCAAGATGACGCCTTAAACACTAGCCAGTTCAATCGGGATGACAAGGAGAAAGGAAGAGATGTGGATGATAGAAGGCAAGACAGACTAAAGAGAACACAAGATAGGGGTTTGGAGGCACTGAATAAGCACCGGTAG
- the LOC110627616 gene encoding uncharacterized protein LOC110627616, protein MPHDNALVIETVIHNFKVRKVLVDNGSKVNLLPYYVFQQKRIPEEQLMRDQAPIKGIGGAIYQHLMNKIFKNEIGRSAEVYIDDMMVKSRTFQQHLVDLEEVFLVLQQYRMRLNPTKCAFFIIGEIFLGYMVSEKDIKPNPEKVKAILNMSKPICMSDVQRLTGRVVVLNRLISRSTERCLPFFKKLREVPNFEWPEDCRKAFKSLKEYLSSPHVLSSLLIGEKLLIYLAALEQAVSVMLVKEEEGTQKSIFYVNKVIKGAKVKYMNIEKLAFALLLALRKFKMYLEDHQGSRTGILLKGLDGFKVGYTLHFDFLVSNNMVEYEALLSGIQIALKVEAIDLGINNNSQLIVNQVKMVYQAKDPQIDILTLKKPTSIMQIDEERSWMTPYLEYLKARKLLEDKAKSRRIAAKVANYQAVRGTLYRRGKFSRWLRCVGPKEASRIVKEIHQGIYRVHEGKTTQINKIFQNGYY, encoded by the exons ATGCCCCACGACAATGCTTTGGTCATTGAGACAGTTATCCATAACTTCAAGGTTCGTAAAGTACTGGTTGATAATGGCAGCAAAGTGAACTTGTTACCCTACTACGTCTTCCAGCAAAAGAGGATACCCGAGGAACAACTCATGAGAGACCAGGCCCCGATTAAAGGAATAGGAG GGGCAATATACCAGCATCTGATGAATAAGATCTTCAAAAATGAGATAGGGAGAAGTGCGGAGGTGTATATTGATGATATGATGGTCAAAAGCCGGACCTTCCAACAACATTTAGTTGACCTAGAAGAGGTCTTCCTGGTATTGCAGCAGTATCGAATGAGGCTAAATCCTacaaagtgtgctttcttcatcatAGGGGAAATTTTTTTGGGTTACATGGTCAGTGAAAAGGACATAAAGCCAAATCCAGAGAAGGTGAAAGCCATTTTGAACATGTCTAAGCCGATCTGCATGAGTGATGTGCAAAGGCTTACTGGACGAGTTGTGGTACTCAACAGATTAATATCTAGGTCAACAGAGAGGTGCCTACCTTTCTTCAAGAAGCTGAGGGAAGTCCCTAATTTCGAGTGGCCAGAGGACTGTCGGAAAGCCTTCAAGAGCCTTAAAGAATACCTCAGCTCTCCACATGTGCTTAGCAGTCTGTTAATAGGAGAAAAGCTCTTGATTTACTTAGCCGCATTAGAACAAGCAGTGAGTGTCATGTTGgtaaaggaagaagaagggacCCAAAAGTCAATTTTTTATGTCAACAAAGTGATCAAGGGTGCCAAGGTCAAATATATGAACATAGAGAAGTTGGCATTTGCCTTGCTGTTAGCATTGAGAAAATTCAAGATGTATCTAGAGGATCATCAGG GTAGCAGGACAGGAATCCTTCTGAAAGGACTTGATGGGTTTAAGGTAGGTTATACCCTACACTTTGATTTCCTAGTGTCTAATAATATGGTTGAGTATGAAGCCCTTTTGAGTGGTATACAAATAGCTCTGAAAGTGGAGGCAATCGATCTCGGAATAAACAACAACTCACAGCTGATAGTAAATCAAGTAAAAATGGTGTATCAGGCAAAAGATCCG CAAATTGATATCCTGACCTTGAAAAAGCCAACCTCAATTATGCAAATTGATGAGGAACGaagctggatgaccccataccttgAGTACCTCAAAGCTAGAAAGCTATTAGAAGACAAAGCAAAGTCTCGGAGAATCGCGGCTAAAGTTGCTAACTACCAAGCAGTGAGAGGGACTCTGTATCGAAGAGGAAAATTCAGCCGGTGGCTAAGGTGTGTAGGGCCAAAGGAGGCATCTAGGATAGTTAAGGAGATACACCAGGGCATCTATAGAGTTCATGAAGGGAAAACCACACAGATAAACAAGATCTTCCAGAATGGGTATTATTAG